In one Colletotrichum destructivum chromosome 2, complete sequence genomic region, the following are encoded:
- a CDS encoding Putative GDP-fucose protein O-fucosyltransferase, giving the protein MITSTSMSQLVKFAGPFILILWSIWYLGISRQHVQTLTRPFRNQRELFIKDFLEHEIDGRFDGAAIESLCASKKWTPGLIMSCDAVPGGIGDVRNAHLHCLRFAIEAGAALILPEIIPRSEDDIKSINGRPSVHLDYYFDMDHLRDVLTTYCPQMKVYESMDDLYNVPEAVSGLQFSIGDTNDKWLYGNVMAEPENWHQQFHKFLDEKVPVKERTNPFRVHLQRTQWMWPTAKDTAPVASSFGRMLRIRPDARRLAASALFTLGSRFRLNLDPRTRYHPASFVGVHLRTEENVDDKYPDYTTQAANYFHCLSESQSHIAFLATGATQDNITAFVDRAADFNVTVVTKLDILDVEEKATLGKLSWDQQGLVDYEIMLRAGLVAGVSASGFAWNLALRRSYAFGEGPRKSPSSTAETIAWKDDYTILYGKHDNAFGMKSTIWP; this is encoded by the exons ATGATCACTTCCACATCCATGTCCCAGCTCGTCAAGTTTGCGGGCCCCTTCATCCTGATCCTCTGGTCCATTTGGTACTTGGGCATCTCCCGCCAGCATGTCCAGACCCTCACCCGCCCGTTCCGCAACCAGAGGGAGCTCTTCATCAAGGACTTCCTCGAGCACGAGATCGACGGCCGCttcgacggcgccgccatcgagtCCCTATGTGCCAGCAAGAAATGGACCCCAGGCTTGATAATGAGCTGTGACGCCGTTCCAGGGGGCATTGGCGACGTGCGAAACGCCCATCTACATTGCCTTCGCTTTGCGATTGAGGCGGGAG CTGCGTTAATATTGCCCGAAATCATCCCTCGCTCCGAAGACGACATCAAATCCATCAACGGGCGGCCCAGCGTACATCTCGACTACTACTTCGACATGGACCATCTGCGCGACGTGCTCACGACGTACTGCCCGCAGATGAAGGTGTACGAGTCCATGGACGACCTCTACAACGTGCCGGAGGCCGTTAGTGGTCTCCAGTTCAGCATCGGCGACACCAACGACAAGTGGCTCTACGGCAACGTCATGGCCGAGCCGGAAAACTGGCACCAGCAGTTCCACAAAttcctcgacgagaaggTGCCCGTCAAGGAGAGGACGAACCCGTTCCGCGTCCACCTGCAGCGCACGCAGTGGATGTGGCCGACGGCCAAGGACACGGCGCCCGTGGCGTCGTCGTTCGGCCGCATGCTCCGCATCCGACCGGACGCCCGGCGGctcgcggcgtcggcgctcTTCACGCTCGGGTCCCGCTTCCGGCTCAACCTCGACCCGCGCACGCGGTACCACCCGGCGAGCTTCGTCGGCGTGCACCTGCGCACCGAGGAGAACGTCGACGACAAGTACCCGGACTACACGACGCAGGCGGCCAACTACTTCCACTGCCTGTCCGAGTCCCAGTCGCAcatcgccttcctcgccacGGGCGCCACTCAGGACAACATCACGGCCTTTGtcgaccgcgccgccgactttAACGTCACGGTCGTGACGAAGCTGGACATcctggacgtcgaggagaaggccacGCTCGGGAAGCTGTCGTGGGACCAGCAGGGGCTCGTCGACTACGAGATCATGCTGCGCGCGGGCCTGGTGGCGGGTGTGAGCGCGAGCGGCTTCGCGTGGAACCTGGCCCTGAGGCGGTCGTACGCGTTCGGGGAGGGGCCGCGCaagtcgccctcgtcgaccgccgAGACGATCGCGTGGAAGGACGACTACACGATCCTGTACGGGAAGCACGATAACGCATTCGGCATGAAGTCGACGATATGGCCATGA
- a CDS encoding Putative ppx/GppA phosphatase, ATPase, nucleotide binding domain-containing protein codes for MASSSDIITLDNFEQLLPRWDPAGPNHLYALVDMGSNGIRFSISDLTPPQTRLLRPIYRERAGISLFDALNTNPSSDDDAAAAAAATKPMTFPAETIAQVARTLARFRRIAVSYGVPPAHFSVLATEAMRRAANAREMLAAIRAAADIGVHVLAPEVETLFGAVMGSRSAFVDISRGGLFLDLGGGSVQMTWVDTRLPDYEIAAALAGESMPFGAARLIRVLEGQPEEVRAQERQKLNASMQGAFAKLCDRFPALAQAKAEHAAAATNGTDTGTSTGPVAGGIDAYLCGGGFRGYGCMLQHNDPIQPYPLPSVGTYTVTGDFFKQTDKMRRVHREHEGKIYGMSKRRRQQFPAIIEVVEAFIRAVPHLRTVTFCGGSNRDGALLMKLPKSVRESNPLEALAGFPIQGHHEDAGGSGGGGGGRGDMAVIARAVLRTLYGAVPVNVDISRTPTVFSLGLGPLFARQVWIHQGEDDDANASYALHEAVTRDPSAPGLTHLARAVLGLTTCARWGSNLGPIDAQLYGNLKGLVAEAKPESIFWAEYLGAVAAVMVDLVPAWPETVEELESTLRFEATQTVDPEKKRASIELTVHVAAAAAVGIDPEDVKGRLSNVGKKRKDGTRPDKKVTVRLLEMKQ; via the exons atggcctcgagctctGACATCATAACGCTTGACAACTTTGAGCAGCTGCTGCCAAGATGGGACCCCGCAGGTCCCAATCACCTATATGCGCTCGTTGATATGGGCAG CAACGGCATCcgcttctccatctcggaCCTCACCCCGCCACAGACCCGGCTGCTCCGGCCCATCTACCGCGAGCGCGCCGGCATCTCCCTCTTCGACGCCCTCAATACCAACCCTTCCtccgatgatgatgccgccgccgccgccgctgccaccaaACCCATGACTTTCCCCGCCGAGACCATCGCCCAGGTCGCCCGCACCCTCGCCCGCTTCCGCCGCATCGCCGTCTCGTACGGcgtcccgcccgcccacttctccgtcctcgccaccgaggccatgcgccgcgccgccaacgcccgcGAGATGCTAGCCGCCAtccgtgccgccgccgacattGGCGTCCACGTCCTGGCCCCCGAGGTCGAGACCCtgttcggcgccgtcatggGCTCGCGCTCCGCCTTTGTCGACATCTCGCGTGGCGGCCTCTTCCTTGACCTCGGTGGCGGCTCCGTTCAGATGACCTGGGTCGACACGCGCCTGCCCGACTACGagattgccgccgccctggccggcgaGAGCATGCCTTTTGGCGCCGCGCGCCTGAtccgcgtcctcgagggGCAGCCCGAGGAAGTGCGCGCCCAGGAGAGGCAGAAGCTCAACGCGAGCATGCAGGGCGCCTTTGCGAAGCTGTGCGACAGGTTCCCCGCGCTCGCGCAGGCCAAGGCGGAACACGCGGCCGCGGCAACCAACGGGACCGACACCGGGACCAGCACCGGCCCCGTtgccggcggcatcgacgcctacctctgcggcggcgggttccGGGGCTACGGCTGCATGCTGCAACACAACGACCCGATCCAGCCGTACCCGCTTCCCTCGGTGGGCACCTACACGGTGACGGGCGACTTTTTCAAGCAGACGGACAAGATGCGGCGCGTGCACCGCGAGCACGAGGGCAAGATCTACGGCATgtcgaagcggcggcggcagcagttcccggccatcatcgaggtcgtcgaggccttcaTCCGCGCCGTGCCGCACCTGCGCACCGTCACCTTCTGCGGCGGCTCCAaccgcgacggcgccctGCTGATGAAACTGCCCAAGAGCGTGCGCGAGAGCAACCCGCTCGAGGCGCTCGCCGGGTTCCCCATCCAGGGCCACcacgaggacgccggcggcagcggcggcggcggcggcgggaggggcgACATGGCCGTGATCGCCCGCGCCGTGCTGAGGACGCTTTACGGCGCAGTGCCCGTCAACGTCGACATCTCGCGGACGCCGACCGTCTTCTCGCTGGGCCTGGGCCCGCTGTTCGCGCGGCAGGTCTGGATCCaccagggcgaggacgacgacgccaacgcgTCGTACGCGCTGCACGAGGCCGTCACGCGGGACCCCAGCGCTCCGGGGCTGACGCACCTCGCGCGCGCGGTGCTGGGGCTAACGACGTGCGCGCGGTGGGGGTCGAACCTCGGGCCGATCGACGCCCAGCTGTACGGGAACCTGAAGgggctcgtcgccgaggcaAAGCCCGAGAGCATCTTCTGGGCCGAGtacctcggcgccgtggcgGCCGTCATGGTCGACCTGGTGCCGGCGTGGCCCGAGACAGTCGAGGAGCTAGAGTCGACGCTGAG gTTCGAGGCCACGCAGACCGTGGacccggagaagaagagggcgagcATCGAGCTGACGGTCCacgtggccgccgccgccgccgtgggcaTCGACCCGGAGGACGTCAAGGGCCGGCTCTCCAACGTCgggaagaagcgcaaggacGGGACGCGGCCGGACAAGAAGGTCACGGTCCGGCTTCTGGAAATGAAGCAGTAG